The Blastomonas fulva genome contains a region encoding:
- the sucD gene encoding succinate--CoA ligase subunit alpha, whose amino-acid sequence MSILVNKHTKVITQGMTGATGTFHTEQALAYGTQMVGGVTPGKGGTTHIGLPNYNTVAEAKAATGATASCIYVPPPFAADSILEAIDAEMELIVAITEGIPVLDMVRVKRALVGSKSRLIGPNCPGVLTPNECKIGIMPGSIFKKGSVGVVSRSGTLTYEAVHQTTAVGLGQTTAVGIGGDPVNGTNFIDVLELFMADDETTSIIMIGEIGGSAEEEAAQFIKDEAKRGRKKPMVGFIAGRTAPPGRRMGHAGAIVSGGEGGADDKIAAMEDAGIRVSPSPSLLGQTLAELLETV is encoded by the coding sequence ATGAGCATTCTCGTCAACAAGCACACCAAGGTGATCACGCAGGGCATGACCGGCGCCACCGGCACCTTCCACACCGAACAGGCGCTGGCTTATGGCACCCAGATGGTCGGCGGAGTGACGCCGGGCAAGGGCGGAACCACGCATATCGGCCTGCCCAACTACAACACCGTGGCTGAAGCGAAGGCCGCCACCGGCGCGACCGCAAGCTGCATCTATGTTCCGCCGCCGTTCGCCGCGGATTCGATCCTGGAAGCGATCGATGCCGAAATGGAACTGATCGTCGCGATCACCGAAGGCATTCCGGTGCTCGACATGGTGCGCGTCAAGCGCGCTCTGGTCGGCAGCAAGTCGCGCCTCATCGGCCCCAACTGCCCCGGCGTGCTGACCCCCAACGAGTGCAAGATCGGCATCATGCCCGGCAGCATCTTCAAGAAGGGCTCGGTCGGCGTCGTCTCGCGCTCGGGCACTTTGACCTATGAAGCCGTACACCAGACCACCGCAGTCGGCCTCGGCCAGACCACGGCTGTCGGCATCGGCGGCGATCCGGTCAACGGCACCAACTTCATCGACGTGCTCGAACTGTTCATGGCCGACGACGAGACCACCTCGATCATCATGATCGGAGAAATCGGCGGCAGCGCCGAAGAAGAAGCCGCGCAGTTCATCAAGGACGAAGCCAAGCGCGGCCGCAAGAAGCCGATGGTCGGCTTCATCGCAGGCCGCACCGCGCCTCCGGGCCGCCGCATGGGCCATGCAGGGGCCATCGTTTCGGGCGGCGAAGGCGGCGCGGACGACAAGATCGCGGCGATGGAAGACGCCGGCATCCGCGTCTCCCCCTCGCCCTCGCTGCTCGGCCAGACGCTGGCGGAGCTACTGGAAACGGTGTGA
- a CDS encoding GIY-YIG nuclease family protein produces MANRRKGTLYIGVTNDLVRRADEHRNGQIDGFTKRHGCTRLGWFEAFEDLHEARLVEAQMKKWKRAWKVRVIEELNKDWDDLWWQLGL; encoded by the coding sequence ATGGCCAACCGCAGGAAAGGCACCTTGTATATCGGAGTGACCAACGATCTCGTCCGCAGGGCGGACGAACATCGCAACGGGCAGATCGATGGCTTCACCAAGAGGCACGGCTGCACCAGGCTGGGCTGGTTCGAAGCATTCGAAGACCTGCACGAGGCCAGGCTGGTCGAGGCGCAGATGAAGAAATGGAAGCGGGCATGGAAAGTCCGCGTGATTGAAGAGTTGAACAAGGACTGGGACGACCTGTGGTGGCAACTTGGTCTCTAG
- a CDS encoding 2-oxoglutarate dehydrogenase E1 component, translating to MTYDANDYDPAEGPQAGPSWQLSNWPLGDGDDLTAALDPMQMQVAVKAAIRSASAGAGQPVDEAAIARAADRSIRAMMLIRTYRVRGHLAADLDPLGLSQQDIPADLTPEYHGFTAAEMDEKVFLGGTMGFESATVRQLIDTLRANYCGKVGLEYMHISDVEERRFFQDRMEGVDKVIEFTENGKKAILSKVIEAETFENFLGKKYVGTKRFGLDGGESMIPALEAVIKYGGQLGLKEIVYGMPHRGRLNVLANVMAKPYRVIFHEFSGGSSNPDDVAGSGDVKYHLGTSTDREFDGISVHMSLVPNPSHLEAVDPVVLGKVRAQQVNRDDLADHSQVLPVLLHGDAAFAGQGIVWECLGFSGIRGYNTGGCIHFIVNNQIGFTTSPQFARSSPYPSDVAKGVQAPILHVNGDDPEAVTFACKMAIDFRQQFHRDVVIDMWCYRRFGHNEGDEPSFTQPQMYAKIRQHPRVSKIYGDRLIDQGVVTQDWIDGTATAFSDNLEVEFEAGKTYKANQADWFAGRWSGLHAPADPEYARRNVETGIDRKLLESLGRTLTTIPEGHEVHKTLRRVIDAKRDMFDKGEGFDWATGEALAFGSLVSEGYAVRLSGQDSGRGTFSHRHAVWIDQNTGGRYLPLEQVPHGRFEVLDSPLSEYGVLGFEYGYAMADPKTLVLWEAQFGDFANGAQIMIDQFIASGEAKWLRANGLVMLLPHGMEGQGPEHSSARLERFLQLCAGDNMQVCNITTPANYFHVLRRQMHRPFRKPLIIMTPKSLLRHKMAVSKTNDFCGNSHFMRILSDPAQPEDKDVKRLVLCSGKVAFDLMEARDAAGDKHTAIIRLEQLYPFPGEPLTIRLKRMVNLEEVVWAQEEARNNGAWFFVEPFIEECLADAGVAPKRPRYAGRIAAASPATGLAKRHQAEQGALIADALGHDVRDEIRRQRKS from the coding sequence ATGACCTACGACGCAAACGATTATGATCCCGCCGAGGGCCCCCAGGCGGGGCCGAGCTGGCAGCTGAGCAACTGGCCGCTGGGCGATGGCGATGACCTGACCGCAGCGCTCGACCCGATGCAGATGCAGGTTGCGGTCAAGGCCGCGATCCGCAGCGCGTCGGCAGGCGCGGGCCAGCCGGTGGACGAGGCCGCGATCGCGCGCGCCGCAGACCGCTCGATCCGCGCCATGATGCTGATCCGCACCTACCGGGTGCGCGGCCATCTGGCAGCGGATCTTGATCCGCTGGGGCTGTCGCAGCAGGATATCCCGGCTGACCTGACCCCCGAATATCACGGATTCACTGCGGCCGAGATGGACGAGAAGGTGTTCCTGGGCGGCACCATGGGTTTTGAAAGCGCCACCGTGCGCCAGCTCATCGATACCCTGCGCGCCAACTACTGCGGCAAGGTCGGCCTTGAATACATGCACATCTCGGACGTGGAGGAGCGTCGCTTCTTCCAGGACCGGATGGAAGGCGTCGACAAGGTCATCGAATTTACCGAGAACGGCAAGAAGGCCATTCTGTCCAAGGTGATCGAAGCCGAAACGTTCGAGAACTTCCTCGGCAAGAAATACGTCGGCACCAAGCGCTTCGGGCTTGATGGCGGCGAATCGATGATCCCTGCGCTCGAGGCGGTGATCAAGTACGGCGGCCAGCTTGGCCTCAAGGAAATCGTCTACGGCATGCCGCATCGCGGCCGCCTCAACGTGCTCGCCAACGTGATGGCAAAGCCCTATCGCGTGATCTTCCACGAGTTTTCGGGCGGTTCGTCCAACCCCGACGACGTCGCAGGCTCGGGCGACGTGAAGTACCACCTTGGCACCAGCACCGATCGCGAATTCGACGGCATCAGCGTCCATATGTCGCTGGTCCCCAACCCCTCGCATCTCGAGGCGGTGGATCCTGTCGTGCTGGGCAAGGTTCGCGCGCAGCAGGTCAACCGCGACGATCTGGCCGATCACAGCCAGGTGCTGCCCGTGCTGCTGCACGGAGATGCTGCGTTTGCCGGTCAGGGCATCGTGTGGGAATGCCTCGGGTTCTCGGGCATCCGCGGCTACAACACCGGCGGCTGCATCCACTTCATCGTCAACAACCAGATCGGCTTCACGACCAGCCCGCAATTCGCGCGCTCCTCGCCTTACCCCTCCGATGTCGCCAAGGGCGTTCAGGCGCCGATCCTGCACGTTAACGGCGATGATCCCGAAGCTGTTACCTTTGCCTGCAAGATGGCCATCGATTTCCGCCAGCAATTCCACCGCGATGTCGTCATCGACATGTGGTGCTACCGCCGGTTTGGCCATAACGAAGGCGACGAGCCCAGCTTCACCCAGCCCCAGATGTACGCCAAGATCCGCCAGCATCCGCGCGTCAGCAAGATCTATGGCGATCGCCTGATCGACCAGGGCGTGGTGACGCAGGACTGGATCGACGGCACGGCCACGGCGTTTTCGGACAATCTCGAAGTCGAGTTCGAGGCGGGCAAGACCTACAAGGCGAACCAGGCCGACTGGTTTGCCGGACGCTGGTCTGGCCTGCACGCGCCTGCCGACCCCGAATATGCGCGCCGCAATGTCGAAACGGGCATCGACCGCAAGCTGCTCGAGAGCCTGGGCCGCACGCTGACCACGATCCCCGAAGGCCATGAGGTTCACAAGACCCTGCGCCGCGTGATTGATGCCAAGCGCGACATGTTCGACAAGGGCGAAGGCTTCGACTGGGCGACCGGCGAAGCGCTGGCGTTCGGGTCGTTGGTGTCGGAAGGCTATGCCGTGCGTCTGTCGGGCCAGGATTCGGGTCGCGGCACGTTCAGCCACCGCCATGCGGTGTGGATCGACCAGAACACTGGCGGCCGCTATCTTCCTCTGGAACAGGTTCCGCACGGCCGGTTCGAGGTGCTCGACAGCCCCTTGTCCGAATATGGCGTGCTGGGCTTCGAGTACGGCTATGCGATGGCCGACCCGAAGACGCTGGTGCTGTGGGAAGCGCAGTTCGGCGATTTCGCCAACGGCGCGCAGATCATGATCGACCAGTTCATCGCCAGTGGCGAGGCCAAGTGGCTGCGCGCCAACGGTCTGGTGATGCTGCTGCCGCACGGCATGGAAGGCCAGGGGCCCGAGCACAGCTCGGCACGCCTAGAACGCTTCCTGCAGCTGTGTGCAGGCGACAACATGCAGGTGTGCAACATTACCACGCCGGCCAACTACTTCCATGTGCTGCGCCGGCAGATGCACCGCCCGTTCCGCAAGCCGCTGATCATCATGACGCCCAAATCGCTGCTGCGACACAAGATGGCGGTATCGAAGACCAACGACTTCTGCGGCAACAGCCACTTCATGCGCATCCTGTCCGATCCGGCCCAGCCGGAGGACAAGGACGTCAAGCGGCTGGTGCTGTGTTCGGGCAAGGTCGCGTTCGACCTGATGGAAGCGCGCGATGCGGCGGGCGACAAGCACACCGCGATCATCCGGCTGGAACAGCTCTACCCCTTCCCCGGCGAGCCGCTGACCATCCGCCTGAAGCGCATGGTCAATCTGGAAGAGGTGGTCTGGGCGCAGGAAGAGGCGCGCAACAACGGCGCGTGGTTCTTCGTCGAGCCGTTCATCGAGGAATGCCTGGCCGATGCCGGGGTCGCCCCCAAGCGTCCTCGCTACGCAGGCCGGATCGCGGCGGCATCGCCCGCCACCGGTCTTGCCAAGCGGCACCAGGCCGAACAGGGCGCGCTGATCGCAGACGCGCTTGGCCATGATGTCCGCGATGAGATCCGTCGTCAGCGCAAGAGCTGA
- the odhB gene encoding 2-oxoglutarate dehydrogenase complex dihydrolipoyllysine-residue succinyltransferase, with the protein MSIEVKVPVLGESISEATIGEWLKKPGDAVAADEAIASLETDKVAVEVPAPSAGVMGQQMYAAGDTVQVGALLAMIEAAGSAAAASPPATPAPAPAAAPAPAPAAAKADPAPAPSVSSGEPVSLSPAVRRLVLEHGLDPTGIRGTGKDGRLTKEDVLAAAESAKAAPAPAAAPAPVAASAPTASGAAGRETERVRMTRIRQTIAKRLKSAQDTAAMLTTFNDVDMTAVIEARNKYKDLFEKKHGIRLGFMGFFAKAACLALKDVPSVNAQIEGDEIVYHNYADISVAVSAPNGLVVPVIRNAETLSFAGIEKTIADFGKRAKDGTLKMDEMMGGTFTISNGGVFGSLMSTPIINPSQSAVLGLHRIDQRPVVMPNGEIKARPMMYLALSYDHRLIDGREAVTFLVRIKEAIEDPTRLLIDL; encoded by the coding sequence ATGAGCATCGAAGTCAAAGTCCCCGTTCTGGGTGAATCGATCAGCGAAGCCACCATCGGCGAGTGGCTGAAGAAGCCCGGCGATGCGGTCGCCGCCGATGAGGCGATCGCGAGCCTGGAAACCGACAAGGTCGCGGTCGAAGTCCCCGCGCCGTCGGCAGGCGTGATGGGCCAGCAGATGTATGCCGCTGGCGACACCGTTCAGGTCGGCGCGCTGCTGGCGATGATCGAGGCGGCTGGAAGCGCCGCCGCAGCGTCGCCGCCCGCGACGCCTGCTCCGGCCCCTGCCGCCGCCCCTGCCCCTGCCCCCGCCGCTGCAAAGGCCGATCCTGCGCCTGCCCCGTCGGTCAGCTCGGGCGAGCCGGTGAGCCTGTCGCCTGCGGTGCGCCGTCTGGTGCTCGAACATGGGCTTGACCCCACCGGCATCCGTGGAACCGGCAAGGATGGCCGTCTGACCAAGGAAGACGTGCTCGCTGCGGCTGAATCCGCCAAGGCTGCGCCTGCTCCCGCCGCAGCGCCCGCGCCTGTCGCTGCCAGCGCACCCACCGCCAGCGGCGCTGCCGGTCGCGAGACCGAGCGCGTGCGCATGACCCGCATCCGCCAGACGATCGCCAAGCGCCTCAAGAGCGCGCAGGATACCGCTGCGATGCTGACCACGTTCAACGACGTGGACATGACCGCCGTCATCGAGGCGCGCAACAAGTACAAGGACCTGTTCGAGAAGAAGCACGGCATCCGCCTGGGCTTCATGGGCTTCTTCGCCAAGGCCGCGTGCCTTGCGCTCAAGGATGTCCCGTCGGTCAACGCGCAGATCGAGGGCGACGAGATCGTCTATCACAACTACGCCGACATCTCGGTCGCGGTAAGCGCGCCCAACGGCCTGGTCGTGCCGGTGATCCGCAATGCCGAAACGCTGTCGTTTGCCGGCATCGAAAAGACCATCGCCGACTTCGGCAAGCGCGCCAAGGACGGCACGCTCAAGATGGACGAGATGATGGGCGGCACCTTCACCATCTCGAACGGCGGCGTGTTCGGTTCGCTGATGTCGACCCCGATCATCAACCCTTCGCAGAGCGCAGTGCTCGGCCTTCACCGCATCGACCAGCGCCCGGTGGTGATGCCCAATGGCGAGATCAAGGCGCGCCCGATGATGTATCTGGCCCTGTCCTACGACCACCGTCTGATCGATGGCCGTGAGGCGGTGACCTTCCTGGTGCGTATCAAGGAAGCGATCGAGGATCCGACGCGGTTGCTTATCGATCTTTGA
- the lpdA gene encoding dihydrolipoyl dehydrogenase gives MADYDFDVLVIGSGPGGYVAAIRAAQLGLKTACIESRETLGGTCLNVGCIPSKAMLHASELFEEAASGKLAKLGIKGSVTLDLETMHAQRRDAVKGLTGGIEYLFKKNKVEWIKGRGAFTGADTVAVGDKSYRARNIVIATGSSVTPLPGITVDNDSQIIVDSTGALELAKVPGHMIVIGGGVIGLELGSVWKRLGAKVTVVEYLDMILPGMDSEIRKESLKVFKKQGIEFKLSTKVTGASVEGGKAMLSVEPSAGGDTEIIEADVVLVSIGRRPNTDGLALDKAGLAVNGRGQVEIDHDFSTSVPGIWAIGDVVPGPMLAHKAEDEGIAVAENIAGLTGIVNHDIIPSVVYTMPEIAGVGLTEEQAKERGEIKVGKFPMMANSRAKTNHEGDGMVKVIADAKTDRVLGVWIIASLGGTMIAQAAQAMEFGGTSEDIAYTCHAHPTHSEALKEAAMAVQGKPIHI, from the coding sequence ATGGCTGACTATGATTTCGACGTTCTGGTGATCGGTTCCGGTCCCGGTGGCTATGTCGCGGCAATCCGTGCGGCGCAGCTCGGCCTCAAGACCGCCTGCATCGAAAGCCGCGAGACTTTGGGCGGCACCTGCCTCAACGTCGGCTGCATCCCGTCCAAGGCGATGCTGCACGCGTCCGAGCTTTTCGAGGAAGCCGCTAGCGGCAAGCTCGCCAAGCTGGGCATCAAGGGATCGGTCACGCTCGACCTCGAAACCATGCACGCGCAGCGCCGCGATGCGGTCAAGGGGCTGACCGGCGGAATCGAATATCTGTTCAAGAAGAACAAGGTCGAGTGGATCAAGGGCCGCGGCGCGTTCACCGGCGCCGATACGGTGGCCGTGGGCGACAAGAGCTATCGCGCCAGGAACATCGTCATCGCCACCGGATCGTCGGTAACCCCGCTGCCCGGTATCACGGTCGATAACGACAGCCAGATCATCGTCGATTCCACCGGCGCGCTCGAGCTTGCCAAAGTTCCCGGCCACATGATCGTCATCGGCGGCGGCGTGATCGGGCTCGAGCTCGGCTCGGTGTGGAAGCGCCTGGGCGCCAAGGTCACCGTGGTCGAATATCTCGACATGATCCTGCCCGGCATGGACAGCGAAATCCGCAAGGAATCGCTCAAGGTGTTCAAGAAGCAGGGCATCGAGTTCAAGCTGTCGACCAAGGTCACCGGTGCTAGTGTCGAAGGCGGCAAGGCGATGCTGTCGGTCGAACCCTCAGCCGGCGGCGACACCGAAATCATCGAGGCCGACGTCGTTCTGGTTTCGATCGGCCGTCGTCCCAATACCGACGGCCTCGCGCTCGACAAGGCCGGCCTTGCCGTCAATGGCCGCGGACAGGTCGAGATCGATCATGATTTCAGCACCTCGGTCCCCGGTATCTGGGCGATCGGCGATGTCGTTCCCGGACCCATGCTCGCGCACAAGGCCGAGGACGAAGGCATCGCGGTGGCCGAGAACATCGCGGGGCTCACCGGTATCGTGAACCACGACATCATCCCGAGCGTGGTCTACACCATGCCCGAGATCGCCGGCGTCGGCCTCACCGAAGAGCAGGCCAAGGAGCGTGGTGAGATCAAGGTCGGCAAGTTCCCGATGATGGCCAATTCGCGCGCCAAGACCAACCATGAAGGCGACGGCATGGTGAAGGTGATCGCCGATGCCAAGACCGACCGCGTGCTCGGCGTGTGGATCATCGCGTCATTGGGCGGCACCATGATCGCGCAGGCGGCACAGGCTATGGAGTTCGGTGGCACCAGCGAGGACATCGCCTACACCTGCCACGCGCACCCCACGCACAGCGAAGCGCTCAAGGAAGCCGCGATGGCGGTTCAGGGCAAGCCGATCCACATCTGA
- a CDS encoding LysR family transcriptional regulator: protein MNWDDLRIFLMLARAGSVAEAARRLEIDPTTVARRLARLSGDLQSTLFEASGKGIALTEHGRKLLHYAEGAEQALVDARTELTGEQTVFAGTIRVSVAEGFAAWVISHNLAEFHRLHPAIRIELVATNGFLNPSKREADLAIMLSRPTAGPLKVRKLVDYQLGVYAGRDYIAAAGPIASVDDLRRHPLIGYIPDFIYADELRYLDEIGPGLEPVLTSSSINVQHSLIASGAGVGILPCFMGEQNVRLERVLADRVAIHRSFWLVVHRDMRKLARVDAFIGWLDDVARRIAPLTGEDASPVR from the coding sequence ATGAACTGGGATGATCTGCGCATTTTCCTGATGCTGGCGCGCGCCGGATCGGTGGCGGAAGCCGCACGGCGGCTGGAGATCGACCCCACCACCGTCGCGCGGCGGCTGGCGCGGCTGTCTGGCGACCTGCAGTCCACGCTGTTCGAGGCAAGCGGCAAGGGCATTGCGCTCACCGAGCACGGGCGCAAGCTGCTGCATTATGCCGAAGGCGCCGAGCAGGCGCTGGTGGATGCGCGCACCGAGCTGACCGGCGAGCAGACGGTGTTTGCCGGCACCATAAGGGTGAGCGTGGCGGAAGGCTTTGCCGCCTGGGTGATCAGCCACAACCTGGCCGAGTTTCACCGCCTTCACCCCGCGATCCGCATCGAGCTGGTGGCCACCAACGGCTTTCTGAACCCGTCCAAGCGCGAGGCGGATCTGGCGATCATGCTGTCACGCCCGACCGCGGGGCCGTTGAAGGTGCGCAAGCTGGTGGACTATCAATTGGGGGTCTATGCCGGCCGCGATTACATCGCCGCCGCCGGACCGATCGCCAGCGTCGACGACCTGCGTCGCCACCCGCTGATCGGCTATATCCCCGATTTCATCTATGCCGACGAACTGCGCTATCTCGACGAAATCGGCCCAGGCCTTGAGCCGGTGCTGACCAGCTCGAGCATCAACGTTCAGCACAGCCTGATCGCGTCGGGCGCCGGGGTGGGGATCCTGCCGTGCTTCATGGGCGAGCAGAACGTGCGGCTGGAGCGGGTGCTGGCGGATCGGGTCGCGATCCACCGCAGTTTCTGGCTGGTGGTGCACCGCGACATGCGCAAGCTCGCGCGGGTGGATGCGTTCATCGGCTGGCTGGACGATGTCGCGCGGCGGATCGCGCCGCTGACGGGCGAGGACGCGTCACCAGTACGATGA